The Candidatus Ozemobacteraceae bacterium genome segment GGTCATCGTTCGCGAGATCCAGCGCCACCCGATCACCCGCCTGTTCTCGCATATCGATTTCCAGGCCATCGATATGACTCACCCCATCAAGATCGACGTCGATCTCAAGTTCGTCGGCGATCCGGTCGGCAAAAAATCGGGCGCGATCTTCACGACGCAGCTCAAGACCGTCCGCATCGAGTGTCTTCCCACCAAGATTCCGACCGAGCTCACGCTCGACATCTCCCCGCTCGACGTCGGTGACTCGTTCCACGTCGCCGATCTTCCGAAGGGCGATTACAAGATTCTCACCAGCCCGAAGTTCACGGTGTGCCAGATGTCCATCGTGAAGGAAGAAGTCGAAGCCGCTCCTGCCGCCGCCGCCGAAGGTGCCGCCCCCGCCGAGGGTGCCGCAGCTCCCGCCGCCGGCGCAGCCCCCGCCGCCGGTGCCGCTCCCGCCGCCGCTGCAGCCGCAGCTCCGGCCAAGAAGGAAGGCAAGTGAGGGTTTCCCTGAACAGAACTGCAGCCGCTTCCGCCGTATGGCGGAAGCGGTTTGCTCGTACTTTTGACCTGACCTGACCTCCGCCCTGTCCTGTCCGCGCTCTGTCCTCCTGCTAGTACCTGAAGCACAGGAGTAAGCGTGCATGAATTTTGAAATCGGTTCTCCCATCGTCCATCCGATCCACGGCGCCGGTGTCCTGAAGCAGATCGAAAAGCGCCAGGTGCGTGGTCGCCTCACCAGCTACTACATCATCGATTTCCCGTACAGCGATCTGGGCCAAGTCATGGTTCCGATCGATATGGCCGACAAGGTCGGCCTCCGGACCATCAACGGCCACTCGAACATCGACACGATCTTCCAGACGCTCAGCGAGAGCTTCTCCGACTCCGACGAAGAGGAAAGCAAAAGCTTCCATCAGCGGTATCGCGAGCATCTCGAAAAGATCCAGAGCGGCGACCTCCGCCAGGTGGCGCACGTCTACCGGCTCCTCTATCGCCGGAGCATGATCAAGCCCCTCGGAACGAAGGACAAGGCTTTGTTCGAGACCGCCCGTCAGCTTCTGATCTCGGAAGTCGTCTACGCCAAGAAGGTCGGCGATGACGAAGCCCGCTCCCTGATCGACGAAGCGATGGAGGATATGATTTTCTGAATCCATCCGGGACTCCCGCGTAACGCATGTTTCCGATGCATGCGCGGGAGTCCCGGAGAAGGTTCATTTTCCGGGATAATGACCGCGCCAGATCGGCGTGTCGAAGACCGCAGGGTTGACCGTCAGCGCGGGCCGCCTTCCCTCGAGCGCTTCTATCAGCGCGCGGGCCGCCGTGGCAGCCATGGCCGAGCGCGTTTCGATCGTCTGCGAGCCGATGTGGGGCAGGAGAACGGCGTTCTCCGCCGTGAGCAGCTCGGGATGGATCTCGGGTTCGCGCTCGTAGACGTCGAGTCCGGCTGCGTAGATAGTGCCGTTGTGAAGGGCCGCGGCGAGCGCGGCTTCGTCGACGATCGGGCCTCGTGCGGTATTGATGAGCACGGCCGTCTTTTTCATGCGCTTGAGTTCGGCCTCGCCGATGAGGTGGCGCGTCATGTCGGTCAGCGGCAGGTGCAGGCTCAGCACATCGCTCTCGGCGAGAAGCGTTTCGAAGGAGACGTGGGGATACGGCAGGGAAGCCTTGCCGCCCGATCGGGTGTGATACAGAATCTTCATGCCGAACGCTTCGGCGCGTCGGGCGACGGCCTGGCCGATGCGGCCCATGCCGAGAATGCCGAGGTTCTTGCCGGCCAGGTCGAGGCCGAGCTGGACGTCGGGCTTCCAGCCCTTGAAGAGGCCGTCGCGGAGCAGCCGTTCCGATTCGCGCACGCGGCGCATCGTCATCAGGATCAGCACGAGCGCCGTGTCGGCGGTGGCGTCGGTCAGCACGTCGGGCGTGTTCGTCACGACGATGCCGGCGCCGGTCGCGGCGGCCAGGTCGATGTTGTTGAAGCCGACCGCGTAGTTCGCGATGGCGCGCAGGTGGCCCGACTGCCGGATGATCCGCGCGTCGAGCGTGTCGGACAACAGCGGAATGACCCCGTCGGCCTCGGCAAGGGCAGCCTGGAACTCTTCATCCGGCCGGTGCGCATCGAGCACGCGGACGGTGTGGCCGGCCTGCTTGAGCAGCTCGACGGCGGCCCCCGGAATCGGACGCGAAATGACGACCTTCATCGAATCTTTCCCTCCTCACTCGTTTTCAGCGGAAGGGTAGCATGAACCTTGTCTCATGTATAATGGGAAAAATCGCTCAATCGTCTCGCGAGAGGAAGTTTTTTTCACATGAACAAACTTACATATATAATACTTATAAGTATTGTATTTTTCACCCCTTCATTTCTCGGCGCCTGCGATCCGGAGCCGGGGGCGCACCATTTTCCGCCGCCGAAGGCGCCGAACCCCGTGTTCAGCTCGGGCTACTTCGAGCTCCACAACTCGCTCAGCGGGCTTCCCTGCAACCATATCAGGTCGGTCCTGGCTCTCAAGTGCTACGTCCTGGCGGGAACGGAAGGCGGAGGGCTGCTGGTGTTCCGGAACGGGACATGGCGCGCCTTCACGCCGAAAACCCAGCCCGCGTTTCCCTCGGAGACCGTCACGGCCCTCGCCCACGACGTAGAGCCGGGCTGCGTGCTGGCCGGAACGCCCGGCGGGCTGGTCAGGATATCGAACGTCGATGATGCGATTCGGTTCGAGACCGTCACGCGGCCCACGCCGGAGGGCGCGAACACGCTCTCCGTCGCGGCCGCGGGCCGGACGATCCAGGCCGGCACCGACGCGACCGCCGGCGTCGTGTCGGACGGCCAGCTCGTTCCCTACAGGATCGACGGCGACCGCCAGCCGACGGGTTTCGGCGCAGCGACGCACCACGACGGCGTGACCTGGTTCGGAACGAGCCTCGGGCTATACTGGGCCCGCGACGGGATGCTGTTCCCCGTCCTCGTTCCCGGCACGGATCTCGGCTGGGTGCAGGGGCTGTCGCCGATCGGCGAGTGGCTTCTCGCGGCGAGTTCGAAGGGGCTGTTCGCCGTGAAGGGAAACACGGCCGTCGACATCCTTCCCGGCATCTGGACCACCTGCGTCGCCGTTCCGCCCGATGCCTCCGAGGCGCTGAACCGGGCGATGAGCCCGGCCGCGGGCGACGAAGCGCAGGAAGAGGGCTTCGCCGGTCTCATCGGCCGGACCGAGGAAACGGCGAGCCTTCTCACCCAGATGCAGGCCGAGTATTCGCGGGTCAGCAGCCTCTACCAATCGGGGCGGGCGCCGACCTGGGATGATCTGATCGCTTACAATGAGAATCTCATGAAGCTTCAGACGCAGGTCATGGTCCTTTCCGAGCCGCTCCAGCGCGGGATCTGGGCCGGCACACAGAGCCAGGGCGTGGTCATGTTCGGAACCGACGGGAAGCGCCGCCACCTGACCGCCACCAATTCGAAGCTCCCCGAGAACCGCGTCACCTGCGTCTCGTGCTGCGACGACGGAGAAACCTGGATCGGCACCTACGAATCGGGCCTCCTGCGTTACACCAGATACACGACGTCCCAGCCGGCCGAACCGATCCCGGTGTGGCAGGGCGAAGCCCTGACCATGCGCGTGATCGGGGAATACCTGTACGTCGGCACGAAGGGCAACGGCCTGCTCGTGTTCGACGTGAAAACGCTCCAGCAGGTCGCCTCATACGAGCCGAAAAAGCCGGACGGTTTCCATAGTCATGTATATACGATAGCCGCCGACCAGCAGGCCCGCGTCTGGACGGGCGGCAACGCCGGGGTCTGGATGCTGGACGACGCGGGCTGGCACCGGTTCACCACGCTCCAGGGTTTGCCCGACGAGACGATCACCTGCATCGAGGCCGACGCGGAAGGCCGCGTCTACGCGGCCGGCGGAGGCGGCCGGCCGCTGTCGGAGCAGCTCGCCCTCTTCACCGGGTCCGGGTTCACCCGGTACGAGATCGCCACCCTGAAAGAGATTCTCGCCAGCCGGGGGAAAGCCGCTTCCGACGGGCTCCGCGCGATGCAGATGGGGGGCGGGTACCAGCGGAGCTTCGACGCGACCCAGGCGACGCAGGCCCTTTCCCTGTTCGATCCGAACCCGGTCGAGCAGCCCATTTCGCTCATGCTCGGCACCGACCGGTATCTGCTTGTCGGCACCGAGGACGGCCGCCTGTATATCTTCGACGGGGAATCGTTCAAGCCGGTTTCGATGAAGGGAACGGGCGAACTGCGCGGGCTGGCCGGCCTCGCCCGGAAAGCGGGGGGCGATCTGGTCATTCTCGGCCGGAAGTCCTGCGTGCTCTTCGACGGCGCCACGTTCAAACCGACGATGCCGCCCGACTCCGCCGTCGATACCTTCACGAGCCTGGCGCTCGACCAGAAGAACCCCGATCTCTTCTGGGGTTCGTTCAAGAGCTCGACGGACGACGGCGGCTTCGCGCTGTATCAGCACCCGCTCTGGAAGGTCTTTCCCATGAAGAAACCGGTCCGGAAATTCGTCATTTCCGAACCGTTCGGGTTTCTCCTGACGCCGGACGGCGTCTACCGGGTCATGCTTTGAGGAACGAGGCGATCTCGGCCTCGAACAGCGGGGTCTCGTAGAGGCACGACAGATGCCCGTTCCCGCTGTCGTAATACACGGTCTGGCCGTACGGCAGCATCGGGGTCGCCAGTTCGGCCTGCTCGCGCGTGAACAGCAGGTCCGACTCGTCGATGATCATCTTCACCGGCATCTTCAGCCGGCCGAGCGCCTGTTCGAGGGACTGGCCGGGCTCGCAGAGGTCGAACAGCGTGTTCGCCTTGGCGATGTAGATATACGAATTTGCGTCGAAGAACTGCATGCGCTGGATGACGGTCTTTTCGATCTCCTCCTCGACGAGGAAGCGGCCGGCGAAGCTTTTGAAGGGGTCCTTCCCCGCCCCGCTGCCCTCGGTCGCGAGCCGGCGCCCGAAGTTCGCTGCCGCCCAGTGATCGGTCCTGGTCGAGGTCACCAGGATCTTGAAGGCCAGCAGGAGGCCGTTGCGGGGCTGTTCGCCACCGTAATACTCGCCGCCGTTCCAGCGGGGGTCGAGCATGATCGCCTCGATGCCGAGCTGGTTCGGCACCATCAGGGTCGCCGGCCTGACCATCGGGGTGGCGACGACGGACAGAACCTTCTCGACCATATCGCCGTACATTTTTCCCCATAAAAACGCCTGGAGGCCGCCCATCGACGGCCCGATCACGAGGCGCAGCCGCTTCACGCCAAGGTGGTCGAGCAGCATGCGCTGGCTTCGCACGACGTCGTCGAGGGTGAAGATCGGGAAGTTCATCGCGTAGGGCTTTCCCGTCTCGGGGTCGATCGTGGCCGGCCCGGTCGTGATGACCTTCGGATTGTGCGCGTTGATGTTGCTGAACGAGTCGCTGCAGATCACGAAGTATTTTCGGGTGTCGATCGTCTTGCCCGGCCCGATCAGGGCGTCCCACCAGCCGGGAAGCGGATCGGTTTCGGCGAATTTCCCGGCCGCATGGCCGGTTCCGGTGAAGAAGTGACAGACGAGAATCGCGTTGTCACCCGCGGCGTTCAGCGTTCCGTAGGTTTCATACCCCAGTTTCACCGGAATCGAACGCCCCGCGTGTTTGAACTGAAACTTCGAAACGGCAAATTCCCGCTTTTCTACGATCATGTTCTTCTCCTGGTCATGCTGATGCACAGTGGTATGGAATTGTATCTCGCCACCCCGAGCGCGTCAAAATTTCTCTCAGGTGGAAACCGGAGACGGCCGATGTGCATTGAAGAGAAGATGCATATGAACCATCATCGCCTGCTGGTCGGACTTCTGCTTTTCGGCCTCTACCTGTGGCCGACGGCACGCGCAACCATGACCGACAACAGGGCACCGTTCCTGTCGGCGCCCCAGCCGCCTTCCGCCGGAAGAGCCGCCGAGCGCCGCTGCCAGGCGTATCTCACGGCCGCCGACACGACGTATGCCTCCTGGGTGTCCAAGGGGCGCGCCTACCTGGGCCGCAAGGAATACGAGCAGGCAATCTGGGCCTTCCGAAAGGCGCTGCGCCTGAAACCGCTCTCATCGGAAGCGCATTTTCTGCTCGGATACGCATTCGAGCGACGGGGACTCGAAGGCCTTCCCGGCGATGTCACGAACTGGGACGAGCTTGCCGAGGCCGAATACCGCGCCTCGATCGCCCTCGACGACCATCTCCCGGCCCGGTACAACCTCGGCCGCATGCTGGAACGGCTCGAACGACACGACGAAGCCCGCCGCGAATTCGAGCATATCCTGACCGTCTCCCCCCGGGGCCGTCTCTCCGCGCGAGCGGCCGCGGGCCTCGACCGGACGATCGACGCGGACCTCGAACCGGCGCGTCGCCTGTCAAACCTGCCTGCGGCCGACACGCAGCGCGGTCGTTGAGGAGCGAA includes the following:
- a CDS encoding D-glycerate dehydrogenase, whose protein sequence is MKVVISRPIPGAAVELLKQAGHTVRVLDAHRPDEEFQAALAEADGVIPLLSDTLDARIIRQSGHLRAIANYAVGFNNIDLAAATGAGIVVTNTPDVLTDATADTALVLILMTMRRVRESERLLRDGLFKGWKPDVQLGLDLAGKNLGILGMGRIGQAVARRAEAFGMKILYHTRSGGKASLPYPHVSFETLLAESDVLSLHLPLTDMTRHLIGEAELKRMKKTAVLINTARGPIVDEAALAAALHNGTIYAAGLDVYEREPEIHPELLTAENAVLLPHIGSQTIETRSAMAATAARALIEALEGRRPALTVNPAVFDTPIWRGHYPGK
- a CDS encoding tetratricopeptide repeat protein, giving the protein MNHHRLLVGLLLFGLYLWPTARATMTDNRAPFLSAPQPPSAGRAAERRCQAYLTAADTTYASWVSKGRAYLGRKEYEQAIWAFRKALRLKPLSSEAHFLLGYAFERRGLEGLPGDVTNWDELAEAEYRASIALDDHLPARYNLGRMLERLERHDEARREFEHILTVSPRGRLSARAAAGLDRTIDADLEPARRLSNLPAADTQRGR
- a CDS encoding 50S ribosomal protein L25, which encodes MAGLTLNAEVRTKTGQGPSRRDRVSGQVPAVVYGRGVEQPIHCTLNRREIEAIIAKAQRNTIFKLAFGGKTQEREVIVREIQRHPITRLFSHIDFQAIDMTHPIKIDVDLKFVGDPVGKKSGAIFTTQLKTVRIECLPTKIPTELTLDISPLDVGDSFHVADLPKGDYKILTSPKFTVCQMSIVKEEVEAAPAAAAEGAAPAEGAAAPAAGAAPAAGAAPAAAAAAAPAKKEGK
- a CDS encoding homoserine O-acetyltransferase; translated protein: MIVEKREFAVSKFQFKHAGRSIPVKLGYETYGTLNAAGDNAILVCHFFTGTGHAAGKFAETDPLPGWWDALIGPGKTIDTRKYFVICSDSFSNINAHNPKVITTGPATIDPETGKPYAMNFPIFTLDDVVRSQRMLLDHLGVKRLRLVIGPSMGGLQAFLWGKMYGDMVEKVLSVVATPMVRPATLMVPNQLGIEAIMLDPRWNGGEYYGGEQPRNGLLLAFKILVTSTRTDHWAAANFGRRLATEGSGAGKDPFKSFAGRFLVEEEIEKTVIQRMQFFDANSYIYIAKANTLFDLCEPGQSLEQALGRLKMPVKMIIDESDLLFTREQAELATPMLPYGQTVYYDSGNGHLSCLYETPLFEAEIASFLKA
- a CDS encoding CarD family transcriptional regulator, with the protein product MNFEIGSPIVHPIHGAGVLKQIEKRQVRGRLTSYYIIDFPYSDLGQVMVPIDMADKVGLRTINGHSNIDTIFQTLSESFSDSDEEESKSFHQRYREHLEKIQSGDLRQVAHVYRLLYRRSMIKPLGTKDKALFETARQLLISEVVYAKKVGDDEARSLIDEAMEDMIF